One Ogataea parapolymorpha DL-1 chromosome VI, whole genome shotgun sequence DNA window includes the following coding sequences:
- a CDS encoding Polynucleotide kinase 3' phosphatase — protein MTENSIASILTGKPNTESKVSKSFSRKSQVSSTASLKREPKQGWRSHGSHCLTYALDTKLTAPVKVAAFDLDDTLITTKSGYKFGCGSFDWKFKFDVPGIFTKLQAEDYTIVIFSNQASVVNAPDSKSLKILTTKIDDIIKHLEKPVIYYASTRKSRKDKSKHDLDLYTLFRKPNTGMFSQFLEDYQLTEEMLDRDNSFFVGDAAGRPGDFSDSDLKFAENLKLQFYSPEEYFPSMKHVTNEDG, from the coding sequence ATGACGGAAAATAGCATCGCTTCGATTTTGACCGGGAAACCTAACACCGAGTCTAAGGTCAGCAAATCTTTCAGCCGGAAGAGCCAGGTTTCATCTACAGCAAGCTTAAAACGTGAGCCCAAACAGGGCTGGAGATCGCATGGATCGCACTGCTTGACCTATGCTCTTGATACCAAATTGACAGCACCAGTGAAGGTTGCAGCCTTTGATCTCGATGATACATTAATCACAACCAAGTCGGGATACAAGTTCGGATGCGGCTCTTTCGACTGGAAATTCAAGTTTGACGTGCCCGGAATATTCACCAAGTTGCAAGCCGAAGACTACACAATAGTGATTTTTTCGAACCAAGCGTCGGTGGTCAACGCACCTGACTCCAAAAGCTTGAAGATCCTGACCACGAAAATAGACGATATCATCAAGcatttggaaaaaccaGTCATCTACTACGCAAGcacaagaaaatcaaggaaaGACAAGTCCAAACACGACTTGGACTTATACACCCTCTTCCGAAAACCGAACACTGGTATGTTCAGCCAGTTTCTAGAAGACTACCAGCTCACAGAAGAAATGCTAGACCGAGACAACAGCTTTTTCGTGGGCGACGCCGCTGGACGACCAGGGGATTTCAGTGACTCTGACCTCAAATTTGCCGAGAATTTGAAGCTCCAGTTCTACAGTCCAGAAGAATATTTCCCAAGCATGAAGCACGTAACCAACGAGGATGGTTGA
- a CDS encoding Mitochondrial membrane transporter, with protein sequence MSNSKLRQGVEVPPYISAMGGAVSGLVARMVIAPIDIIKIRLQLNGGQDRYRGIIQTVRTILHNEGIRAFWKGNLPAEIMYLIYGATQFATYSTLNQLVSDTEKTLELKVPGSVHAVTIGALSGCVSTVMSYPFDVLRTRLAAKENPYFTSFLAEAKEMYAKDGIRAFFRGIQLSMGYVSLSMGVSFGVYSFYKDHMANTPLEPAAGLVAGTISKTFVYPLDLVKRRKHMAHEGRFVATMRNILATEGIRGAYHGLTPALIKAAPTAAVSFWCYEWTVDWLMRAKDKFT encoded by the coding sequence ATGTCAAACAGCAAATTGCGGCAGGGAGTTGAGGTGCCACCTTACATATCTGCCATGGGTGGTGCCGTATCTGGGCTAGTTGCCAGAATGGTGATTGCCCCAATAGATATTATAAAGATTCGATTACAGCTTAACGGTGGTCAGGATAGATATAGAGGAATAATTCAGACAGTGCGAACAATCCTGCACAATGAGGGAATACGAGCGTTCTGGAAAGGAAATTTACCAGCAGAAATCATGTATTTGATATACGGGGCCACGCAGTTTGCTACGTATTCGACTttgaaccagctggtgtCAGACACAGAGAAAACGTTGGAGCTCAAGGTTCCGGGATCGGTTCATGCTGTCACCATTGGAGCGCTTTCCGGCTGTGTTTCAACAGTGATGTCCTATCCGTTCGATGTGCTTCGTACTCGTTTGGCGGCTAAAGAGAACCCCTATTTCACCTCTTTTCTGGCAGAAGCGAAAGAAATGTACGCCAAGGACGGAATTAGGGCCTTTTTCAGGGGAATACAGCTGTCCATGGGATACGTTTCTTTATCCATGGGTGTATCGTTTGGCGTGTATTCGTTTTACAAAGACCATATGGCCAACACTCCGCTGGAACCGGCTGCTGGCCTTGTTGCAGGTACGATTTCGAAAACTTTTGTGTATCCTTTGGATCTAGTTAAAAGAAGGAAGCACATGGCCCATGAAGGAAGGTTTGTGGCAACAATGCGCAATATCCTGGCTACAGAGGGTATTCGAGGAGCATACCATGGGCTAACGCCAGCTCTTATTAAAGCGGCTCCTACCGCTGCGGTCAGTTTTTGGTGCTATGAATGGACAGTGGATTGGTTAATGCGCGCAAAAGATAAATTCACTTGA
- a CDS encoding Nucleolar protein, forms a complex with Nop14p has protein sequence MAPVRRKKATETASEPEKLTIERVKELHNQIRESPKYFNNIAILIDEYKALLKEFGTDTNEDLNILTRFVSLTLLKVFDHIITTKQLKLTSFENEQKETVRKWLKSKYDDFKLCLVETWKIDIDNEGVYALKMDNLDSLMKFVKIESKHFSSNKDEPFFSNRTYKLVLQHLLITGNLSQMLAHDATIDNFLILEFRESYFNKYWDLRYFFFSELRSILETELDPDTQQLIVSNVITVIKPQPLYDLKNPELTMYVDNPPKTVSNMRQFRSTFEKCILKLINLKLLPEQYKAFLLILHKRIIPFFNNPTKLMDFLTDSYNLGFNVKDISLSILSLNGLWELMRQYNLEYPDFYTKLYAILTPELLHLSYRSRFFRLLDIFMSSTHISSAIVASFIKRLGRLCLTAPPSGIVCVIPFVYNLLKRHPTCMLLIHCTERETADQFDDKERDPAKTNALESSAWELEAVIHHYHPNVGSLAKIFTQPFNKYSYNMEDFLDWSYSKLVDNELNKRFKGELAVELESWDSLLGEEGYLKEYVY, from the coding sequence ATGGCACCAGTAAGGAGGAAAAAGGCTACCGAGACGGCCAGTGAGCCCGAGAAACTCACCATAGAGAGAGTAAAGGAACTCCATAATCAGATCAGGGAGTCTCCGAAATATTTCAACAATATTGCAATATTGATAGATGAGTACAAAGCTCTTCTCAAAGAGTTTGGAACTGATACAAACGAAGACCTCAACATATTGACAAGGTTCGTTTCCTTGACCTTACTGAAAGTGTTTGATCATATAATTACCACAAAGCAGCTGAAGCTAACCAGTTTTGAGAACGAACAAAAAGAAACCGTGAGAAAGTGGCTAAAGAGCAAATACGATGATTTTAAGCTCTGTTTGGTTGAGACATGGAAAATTgacatcgacaacgaggGTGTGTATGCTTTGAAAATGGACAATTTGGATTCGCTCATGAAGTTCGTCAAGATCGAAAGTAAGCACTTCAGCTCCAACAAAGACGAAccatttttctcaaatcgTACTTATAAACTTGTCCTTCAGCATCTGCTAATTACGGGAAACTTGTCTCAAATGCTAGCCCACGATGCAACTATTGacaatttcttgatcttggaaTTTAGAGAGTCCTATTTCAACAAATACTGGGACCTTCGATATTTCTTTTTCAGTGAACTGAGATCAATCTTAGAAACAGAGCTAGACCCAGATACGCAGCAGCTGATAGTATCCAACGTGATTACGGTCATCAAACCACAACCACTATACGATTTGAAGAACCCAGAGCTAACAATGTACGTTGATAACCCACCCAAGACAGTTTCCAACATGCGCCAATTTAGATCTACATTCGAGAAATGCATTCTCAAACTAATCAACTTGAAATTGCTACCAGAACAATACAAGGCATTTTTGTTAATCCTACATAAGCGAATCATtccatttttcaacaaTCCTACCAAGTTGATGGACTTTTTGACCGACTCATACAACCTTGGATTCAATGTCAAGGATATCAGTTTATCCATCCTGTCGCTCAATGGTCTATGGGAACTAATGAGGCAATACAACTTGGAATATCCCGACTTCTACACCAAACTGTATGCAATTCTGACTCCCGAACTCCTGCATCTCAGCTACAGGTCACGTTTCTTCCGACTATTGGACATTTTCATGAGTTCAACGCACATTTCGTCGGCTATCGTGGCATCATTTATCAAACGGCTCGGACGACTATGTTTGACCGCTCCGCCATCCGGAATCGTCTGTGTGATCCCGTTTGTGTAcaatttgctcaaaagacACCCAACATGTATGCTCTTGATCCACTGCACAGAACGCGAGACAGCGGACCAGTTTGACGACAAAGAGCGGGATCCAGCCAAGACAAACGCACTAGAATCATCTGCATGGGAGCTCGAGGCCGTCATTCATCACTATCACCCCAATGTCGGTTCCCTGGCTAAAATTTTCACACAGCCGTTCAATAAATACAGCTACAATATGGAAGATTTTCTCGATTGGAGTTATTCGAAGCTGGTGGATAACGAGCTTAATAAAAGATTCAAGGGAGAACTGGCGGTGGAATTGGAAAGTTGGGATTCCTTGcttggagaagaaggataCCTGAAAGAGTATGTATATTAA
- a CDS encoding Pre-rRNA-processing protein RIX1 produces MSEECFPLVSVLPYMEGAKIEEIDFVYLLSTLARPSTISNASKTDLNHLCARVNNYLSSNNVRYRWLGSKLAIVLNTHIEITASEYTSKYLGALIKALESKCFIKDEASAPVYAIVTLESCCDALSFIIGNIRGKHALTREVLTPKLPSVIGSLLEIINLVPQKAIDLLYDLLKNNSTTFRPFGSKFERALLGLLGSDGFNKFEYQLQHKIFKSLALLSFSLTKNSTSELWRTKFNHYVQETKSVIQIYSEFMSLDEDEDLMQQLNALPSVPEKFEPSFPPLDIDLNESPLQIMKIVSRVDLLVNLLVEFLQVPTPQVKAPIGYLLMIGQILVGIDHRFTPIKRDIRDVTLRQIIAQSATLMNHVGLKLLNVLPDIFGGDLLPHLNSVLSSIDTLIPVSRVNGRIIVDEAGVLDNPELIFAGLKTRINFLELVEGFTNMSLLHKSIDAALILSKPRVPQGLVKSSEQRLKNVSMSDLLSDQKTFITEATQDQKNVLRQYFKVLLTRCVVNYSKQSEILRVIILDAVKGAEMKELLHAALLYPHKEANASVLPMVKQLLDDDELVSVFLNPRLPVLPTKRVGDQALIEEREQEREGEDEDEERPVKKIKIEKTVTVEAPAKDNLKEDTIEETKESLETTSKDDVSDYEKMIFKPVGSLVENMDVAQASVEDVKPVAVEQASSAQSPSGSPSADESDFEIPEIDIDDD; encoded by the coding sequence ATGTCCGAAGAGTGCTTCCCGCTCGTGAGCGTTTTGCCGTACATGGAGGGAGCTAAAATAGAAGAAATAGATTTTGTTTACCTTCTCAGCACACTAGCGCGCCCGTCCACCATTTCAAATGCATCCAAAACAGATCTCAACCATTTATGTGCCAGGGTGAACAACTATCTAAGCTCTAACAATGTCAGGTATCGCTGGCTAGGCTCGAAATTGGCGATTGTACTCAACACGCATATTGAGATCACAGCTTCTGAGTACACATCCAAGTATTTGGGGGCTTTGATCAAAGCTCTCGAGTCCAAATGTTTCATCAAAGACGAGGCCTCGGCCCCCGTCTATGCAATTGTGACACTAGAAAGCTGCTGTGACGCCCTATCATTTATCATAGGCAATATCAGAGGCAAGCATGCACTGACTCGGGAAGTTCTAACTCCCAAACTGCCCTCAGTCATCGGATCTCTGCTTGAGATCATCAATCTGGTTCCGCAAAAAGCTATTGATCTTCTCTATGATCTGTTGAAAAACAACTCCACCACCTTCCGTCCCTTTGGTTCAAAGTTTGAAAGAGCACTTTTGGGGCTTTTGGGATCCGATGGGTTTAACAAATTTGAGTACCAGCTACAGCATAAAATCTTCAAATCTTTGGCACTCCTTTCATTTAGTCTGACCAAGAATAGCACTAGTGAGCTGTGGAGAACAAAGTTCAACCATTACGTTCAAGAGACAAAATCAGTCATTCAGATATACTCCGAGTTCATGAGCCTCGATGAAGATGAGGACCTGATGCAACAGCTCAACGCTCTTCCTAGCGTGCCAGAAAAATTCGAGCCAAGCTTTCCTCCATTGGACATTGACCTCAACGAGAGTCCTTTACAGATCATGAAAATAGTTTCCAGAGTTGACTTGCTGGTGAACTTACTGGTCGAGTTTCTGCAAGTGCCCACTCCCCAGGTTAAAGCGCCAATCGGCTATTTATTGATGATAGGCCAGATTCTTGTAGGCATCGACCACAGATTCACTCCTATAAAAAGAGATATTCGAGACGTGACGCTGCGCCAAATCATAGCACAGTCTGCGACACTCATGAACCACGTTGGACTGAAGCTTCTAAATGTGTTGCCGGATATATTTGGCGGAGACCTGCTCCCACATTTAAATTCTGTTCTTTCCTCGATTGACACACTGATTCCTGTGAGCAGAGTTAACGGCAGAATTATAGTTGATGAGGCAGGTGTTTTAGATAACCCAGAGCTGATTTTCGCCGGTTTGAAAACCCGCATCAACTTcttggagcttgtggaaGGGTTCACAAATATGAGTCTTTTGCACAAATCCATCGACGCAGCATTGATACTCTCGAAACCACGCGTTCCACAGGGGCTGGTTAAGAGCAGCGAACAGAGGCTGAAAAATGTGTCCATGTCGGACCTTCTTTCTGATCAAAAGACCTTCATCACAGAGGCTACTCAGGATCAGAAAAATGTGCTGAGACAATATTTCAAAGTTTTGCTCACCAGATGCGTCGTGAACTACTCGAAGCAGTCTGAGATTCTGCGTGTGATCATCTTAGATGCTGTCAAAGGCGCTGAGATGAAGGAGCTGCTTCATGCTGCATTGCTTTACCCTCATAAAGAGGCCAATGCTAGTGTGCTACCAATGGTGAAGCAGCTGCTAGATGACGATGAACTGGTTAGCGTGTTCTTGAATCCGCGACTTCCAGTGCTTCCTACCAAAAGAGTTGGCGATCAAGCATTAATAGAAGAAAGGGAGCAggaaagagaaggagaagacgaagacgaagagaGACCagtcaagaaaatcaagatcgaaaaaACGGTGACTGTTGAGGCACCGGCAAAGGATAATCTAAAAGAGGATACCATAGAAGAGACTAAGGAATCGTTGGAGACCACTTCGAAAGATGACGTCTCAGACTACGAGAAAATGATCTTCAAGCCTGTTGGATCGCTTGTGGAGAATATGGACGTTGCACAGGCTTCAGTCGAAGATGTGAAGCCGGTTGCAGTCGAACAAGCATCGTCAGCACAATCTCCATCAGGCTCTCCTTCAGCTGATGAATCAGACTTCGAGATTCCGGAAatcgacatcgacgatGACTAA
- a CDS encoding Protein involved in rRNA processing, whose product MSIIVENDPLDQVDGSASYEFGATKVISSVTGPIESARPRNELPTKAYLDINIRPSSGVPSTRETLLEHKLGQLLPTVINLDQYPRQTIQIAVQILKNGEPKEYTARQLVAIINSVFVALINSGISLKSSFMATCCSISTEGEIKTSPTSSDLSGSVSHFVVVYSIKNHQIDNLLFCDGLGTFKQKQLFDVLDRAASEIHLNFQQIRQVISSHVSQNYIWKA is encoded by the coding sequence ATGTCTATTATAGTCGAGAACGACCCGCTCGATCAGGTGGATGGATCAGCATCGTATGAGTTTGGGGCCACAAAAGTGATCAGTTCCGTCACAGGACCTATAGAGTCTGCAAGACCCAGAAATGAGCTGCCAACAAAAGCATATCTGGACATCAACATCAGACCATCCTCTGGCGTACCATCTACAAGGGAAACACTATTAGAACACAAATTGGGCCAGCTTCTTCCGACAGTGATAAACCTGGACCAATATCCGCGCCAAACAATACAGATTGCCGTTCAaattctgaaaaatggTGAACCCAAAGAATACACAGCAAGACAGCTAGTTGCAATCATAAACTCCGTTTTCGTCGCTCTCATCAACAGTGGAATCTCGCTCAAATCATCATTTATGGCTACATGTTGTAGTATCAGCACAGAAGGAGAGATCAAGACGTCTCCCACGTCATCAGACTTGTCCGGCTCTGTTTCTCacttcgtcgtcgtttATTCCATCAAAAATCACCAAATTGACAATCTTTTGTTTTGCGACGGACTGGGTACCTtcaagcagaaacagctgttCGACGTACTAGACCGTGCCGCATCAGAGATACACTTgaatttccagcagatcagACAGGTGATCTCAAGTCACGTGTCGCAGAATTATATATGGAAAGCCTAA
- a CDS encoding Valine--tRNA ligase, mitochondrial — protein MSEGQAAPQDPPKSAKELEKERKKAEKMAKFLAKQAKQQELAKNAAKNQEKKKKETKKEAEPTPEFVDKTLPGEKKILVSLEDKSFSAYNPKAVESSWYQWWIKQGYFEPEFTEDGDIKPEGLFCIPAPPPNVTGALHIGHALTVAIQDSLIRYNRMKGKTVLFLPGFDHAGIATQSVVEKNLWAKEKITRHDLGREAFVEKVWDWKEIYHKKIKSQFQMMGASYDWTREAFTLSPELSEAVTETFVRLHEEGTIYRDLRLVNWSVQLSTALSNLEVDNKVVPPRSLLSVPGYENKVEFGVLTSFAYPVVDSDEKVVVATTRPETIFGDTAVAVHPNDPRYTHLHGKYVQHPFLDRKLPIITDAEAVDMEFGTGAVKITPGHDLNDYNTGKRNNLEFINIYTDDGKLNSNCGEWEGIKRFDARPLVIEKLKEKGLYVGQEDNEMTLPICSRSGDIIEPYLKPQWWVAQKKMAQAAIDAVKSGEIKIAPKSSEAEFFRWLENIQDWCISRQLWWGHRCPVYFANIEGENNDRNDGKYWFSGRNETEAREKAEKAFPGKNFTLEQDEDVLDTWFSSGLWPFSTLGWPHKTKDMEKFYPMSMLETGWDILFFWVSRMIMLGIKMTGTVPFKEVFCHSLVRDAQGRKMSKSLGNVIDPTDVIHGISLEDLHKQLLAGNLDSREIEKAKAGQKESYPNGIPECGTDALRFALCAYTTGGRDINLDILRVAGYRKFCNKIFQATKFVLMRLGDDYTPPPTGALNGGEALVEKWILHKLSKCSEKVNKALDEREFYDATQAIYNFWLYDLCDVYIENSKFLILEGTDSQKKSARDTLYTCIDSALRLIHPFMPFVTEEMWQRLPKRSTEKSETIVKAAYPEYVEEYDNQEAYEAYELVLEITKNARSLLSQFNITKNAQVFVEASKPEYAAIARDQTDSIVSLIKAVDGITVVTDVKDIPDGCALAAVVPGCNVHLLVKGMVDLDKEIEKVVKKLNKAKGALNNLEKMINAPDYEKKVSKEVQEKNKTTRSNQLAEIEGFEATIKNLERLKL, from the coding sequence ATGAGTGAAGGACAAGCAGCACCACAGGATCCACCTAAATCGGCCAAGGAGCTAGAGAAGGAAAGAAAGAAGGCCgagaaaatggccaagTTCCTTGCTAAGCAGGCCAAGCAACAGGAACTCGCAAAGAATGCCGCCAAAAAccaggagaaaaagaagaaggaaacAAAGAAGGAGGCAGAGCCAACTCCTGAGTTTGTAGACAAGACTCTTCCTGGAGAAAAGAAGATATTGGTCAGTTTGGAAGACAAGTCGTTTTCTGCTTATAACCCAAAGGCTGTCGAGTCGTCTTGGTACCAATGGTGGATTAAGCAAGGATATTTTGAGCCAGAATTCACCGAGGACGGCGATATCAAGCCAGAAGGCTTATTCTGTattcctgctcctccaccaaacGTCACGGGTGCTCTGCACATCGGCCATGCCTTGACTGTTGCCATCCAGGACTCGCTGATTAGATACAATAGAATGAAGGGCAAGACCGTGCTATTTTTGCCAGGTTTCGACCATGCCGGTATTGCTACTCAATCCGTTGTGGAGAAGAACTTGTGGGCCAAAGAAAAGATAACTAGACACGATTTGGGCCGTGAAGCCTTTGTGGAGAAAGTGTGGGACTGGAAGGAAATCTACCATAAGAAAATCAAGTCTCAATTCCAAATGATGGGTGCTTCGTACGACTGGACTAGAGAAGCCTTCACTCTCAGTCCAGAGCTTTCGGAGGCAGTTACCGAGACTTTTGTCAGACTGCACGAAGAGGGAACCATTTACCGTGACTTGAGACTGGTCAACTGGTCTGTTCAGCTCAGCACTGCTTTGTCTAATTTGGAAGTTGACAACAAGGTTGTTCCTCCTAGAAGCCTGCTCTCTGTGCCAGGTTACGAGAACAAAGTCGAGTTTGGTGTTCTGACGTCTTTTGCTTACCCTGTCGTTGATTCCGACGAGAAAGTTGTCGTTGCTACCACGCGTCCAGAGACCATCTTTGGTGACACGGCTGTTGCTGTCCATCCAAATGACCCTAGATACACCCATTTACACGGGAAGTACGTCCAACATCCATTCCTCGACAGAAAGCTGCCGATAATTACCGATGCAGAGGCTGTGGACATGGAGTTTGGTACTGGTGCTGTGAAAATCACTCCTGGCCACGATCTGAACGATTACAACACAGGTAAAAGAAACAACCTTGAATTCATCAACATCTACACTGATGACGGCAAGCTGAACTCCAACTGTGGTGAGTGGGAAGGTATCAAAAGATTTGATGCTAGACCACTGGTCATTGAGAAGTTGAAGGAAAAGGGTCTTTACGTCGGCCAAGAGGACAACGAGATGACGTTGCCAATCTGCTCAAGATCCGGCGATATTATTGAACCTTACCTGAAGCCACAATGGTGGGTTGCCCAAAAGAAGATGGCCCAAGCGGCCATTGACGCTGTCAAGAGTGGAGAAATCAAGATTGCTCCGAAGAGCTCCGAGGCAGAATTCTTCAGATGGCTAGAAAACATTCAAGATTGGTGTATTTCGAGACAGCTCTGGTGGGGCCACAGATGTCCAGTCTACTTTGCAAACATCGAAGGAGAAAACAATGATAGAAATGATGGAAAATATTGGTTCTCTGGCAGAAACGAAACAGAGGCCCGCGAAAAGGCAGAAAAAGCGTTCCCTGGCAAGAACTTCACTCTAGAACAGGATGAGGACGTTCTAGATACGTGGTTCTCGTCCGGACTGTGGCCGTTCTCCACATTGGGCTGGCCTCACAAGACCAAGGACATGGAGAAGTTCTATCCGATGTCCATGCTAGAGACTGGTTGGGATATTCTTTTCTTCTGGGTTTCGAGAATGATCATGCTTGGCATCAAGATGACCGGCACCGTTCCTTTCAAAGAGGTGTTCTGCCACTCGCTGGTTCGTGATGCACAGGGAAGAAAAATGAGTAAATCTCTGGGTAATGTGATTGACCCGACTGACGTGATCCACGGTATCAGCCTAGAAGACTTGCACAAACAGTTGCTAGCTGGTAACCTTGATTCCAGAGAAATCGAGAAAGCCAAGGCCGGCCAGAAGGAGTCGTATCCGAACGGTATTCCAGAGTGTGGTACTGATGCTTTGAGATTTGCTCTTTGTGCCTACACCACTGGTGGACGAGACATCAACCTGGATATTTTGAGAGTTGCAGGATACCGTAAATTCTGCAACAAGATTTTCCAAGCTACCAAGTTCGTGTTGATGCGACTGGGCGACGACTACACTCCTCCACCTACTGGTGCTCTTAATGGAGGCGAGGCTCTTGTCGAAAAATGGATTTTGCACAAGCTGTCCAAGTGTTCTGAGAAGGTGAACAAGGCTCTTGACGAGAGAGAGTTCTACGATGCCACACAGGCTATTTACAACTTCTGGTTGTACGATCTTTGTGACGTTTACATCGAGAACTCCAAGTTCTTAATTTTGGAAGGAACAGACTCTCAGAAGAAATCTGCTAGAGACACCTTATACACTTGTATCGACTCTGCTCTCAGACTTATCCACCCATTCATGCCATTTGTGACGGAAGAAATGTGGCAAAGACTTCCTAAGAGATCAACTGAGAAGAGCGAAACAATTGTGAAGGCCGCTTACCCAGAATACGTCGAGGAGTATGATAACCAGGAGGCCTACGAAGCTTACGAGTTGGTCTTGGAAATCACGAAGAACGCCAGATCGTTACTTTCTCAATTTAACATCACAAAGAACGCACAGGTCTTTGTTGAGGCTTCTAAGCCGGAATATGCTGCCATCGCCAGAGATCAGACCGACTCTATTGTGTCTTTGATCAAAGCTGTTGACGGCATCACTGTCGTGACGGATGTCAAGGACATTCCAGACGGATGTGCTCTTGCAGCTGTTGTTCCGGGATGTAACGTTCACTTGCTTGTGAAGGGAATGGTCGACTTGGACAAGGAAATCGAGAAAGTCGTCAAGAAGTTGAATAAAGCCAAGGGTGCTTTGAATAACCTAGAAAAAATGATTAATGCTCCTGACTACGAGAAGAAGGTTTCTAAGGAAGTCCaggagaaaaacaagacGACTCGCTCTAACCAGTTGGCCGAGATTGAGGGTTTCGAGGCCACCATCAAGAACCTCGAGAGATTGAAGCTCTAA